Proteins from one Sabethes cyaneus chromosome 2, idSabCyanKW18_F2, whole genome shotgun sequence genomic window:
- the LOC128737313 gene encoding 28S ribosomal protein S2, mitochondrial encodes MLLRSLQYLNSFAGKRCLSTQATSVQSVAVPDKDSEIIQHPDYFGIHHLFTIEDLFRAKVHLGHKEGTLHNSMKGYLYGSRLGHCIIDLDKTAEYLRLALNVTAHIAYRGGIILFLNRSAQNGHIVEKMAMECGEYSHTRFWRGGILTNSKVQFGAVTRLPDLCVFLNTQNNILEMHSAVKDAAKMAIPTIGIVDTNCNANLITYPVPANDDSPSAIELYCKLFKNAVLLGKEKQKESQQAN; translated from the exons ATGTTGCTTAGATCATTACAATATCTAAATAGTTTCG CTGGCAAACGCTGCCTTTCAACACAGGCGACGTCGGTACAATCCGTTGCAGTTCCGGATAAAG ATAGTGAAATTATTCAGCATCCTGATTACTTTGGCattcaccatctgtttactatAGAGGATCTTTTTAGAGCAAAGGTTCATTTGGGACATAAAGAAGGCACTCTCCATAATAGTATGAAAGGTTACTTGTACGGTAGTAGACTAGGCCACTGCATCATTGATCTTGATAAGACAGCTGAATACTTGAGACTAGCACTTAATGTCACAGCCCATATAGCTTACCGCGGTGGAATCATACTGTTTCTCAACCGCAGTGCTCAAAATGGCCATATAGTGGAAAAAATGGCAATGGAATGCGGGGAGTATTCACATACCAGGTTCTGGCGTGGAGGTATATTAACCAATTCAAAAGTGCAATTTGGTGCTGTAACTAGACTTCCAGATTTATGCGTGTTTTTGAATACACAAAACAATATTCTTGAAATGCACAGTGCAGTTAAGGATGCGGCTAAAATGGCTATCCCAACAATAGGTATCGTGGATACAAACTGTAACGCTAATCTGATAACATACCCTGTCCCTGCGAATGACGACAGTCCTTCGGCAATCGAACTGTATTGCAAGCTGTTCAAAAATGCAGTTTTGCTgggtaaagaaaaacaaaaagaatcaCAACAGGCGAAttga
- the LOC128737674 gene encoding tRNA-splicing endonuclease subunit Sen34, translating to MRKIPVVLQHGRGFVYDVDDYSELRSTHRITGSLIGVPVSKSRNVNLSALPAVLSQYELNLGLEKNLIVLLNKATSLLLSPKSEDETSFRNLTKKQTSEQRAPYIEKRLLEFEKILPQIIEGKRKKLMKNGAKEKDIRVDPITVISEERQKLETGAFTPLVQIPMEHPIPTEFSIVHLTAEDRIKYKVFKDIWEKQKMYVSGGDTFGCDFLLYPGDPLYYHASHVVHVLKDSKLRLDFKYLTRCCRLSVVVNKICIVAYENSLGTICYQTMEWEGNAISIM from the exons ATGCGGAAAATTCCAGTAGTGTTACAACATGGTCGAGGCTTTGTTTATGATGTAGACG ATTACAGTGAACTTCGTTCCACACATCGTATTACTGGTAGTTTGATTGGAGTTCCCGTCTCAAAATCAAGAAATGTAAATTTGTCTGCTCTCCCTGCTGTACTTTCTCAGTATGAATTAAATTTGGGTCTTGAAaaaaacttgatcgttttgcTCAACAAAGCTACGTCGCTTCTACTCAGCCCCAAATCGGAAGATGAGACTAGTTTTCGTAACCTTACCAAAAAGCAAACCTCTGAACAACGGGCACCCTACATTGAGAAAAGATTGTTGGAATTTGAGAAAATATTACCTCAAATCATtgaaggaaaacgaaaaaagctTATGAAAAATGGAGccaaagaaaaag ATATTAGAGTGGATCCTATAACCGTAATATCCGAGGAAAGGCAAAAATTAGAAACAGGAGCATTTACACCATTAGTTCAAATACCCATGGAGCATCCAATTCCAACTG AATTCTCTATTGTCCATTTGACCGCTGAAGACCGAATCAAGTACAAGGTGTTTAAAGATATTTGGGAAAAGCAAAAAATGTACGTTTCTGGTGGTGATACTTTTGGATGTGATTTTCTGCTTTATCCAGGAGACCCGCTCTATTACCATGCATCACATGTGGTACATGTCCTCAAAGATTCCAAGCTTAGATTGGATTTTAAATATCTTACCCGATGTTGCCGTTTATCAGTAGTAGTTAATAAAATTTGTATCGTAGCGTACGAAAATTCTTTAGGCACAATATGTTATCAGACGATGGAATGGGAGGGCAATGCCATTtccattatgtaa